One Desulfobulbus oligotrophicus DNA segment encodes these proteins:
- a CDS encoding terminase large subunit domain-containing protein: protein MAVTDKERKLAATLSDPVLWGQAYLYNRDGSGRDYWPHQVEDLRCPAKNIIHLDGRDVGKSIVLSTDALHYAFTTRGGQGLIAAPHQGHLDTIIEEIEFQLDSNPDLMNSIALTKYGKPKIHRKPYFRLEFTNGSVLYFRPAGAYGDAFRSLHVGRVWVDEGAWLTERAWKALRQCLKAGGTLRIYSTPNGLRDTTYYRLTSSDQFHVFRWPSWLNPLWTEDREAELLEFYGGRDSSGWQHEVAGEHGKPSYGAFNVEQFNICRQDLLEYQKIVITDSEMRDCDTEEAAHDRLEMLLNLTPRSGQFWVGGDLGYTNDPTEIVVFQELEIGERTLLKMILRVHLEHVSYPHIAQIIALLERYYTPAGIGVDNGGNGLAVVQELLTLDKYKGLELEGRLKGYDFGGMTRLAVRDGKEIKKRTKELMTSLINGALQRKQLIFPSDDLEVEDQFTTHTYTLRDGKIIYSKGNDHIIDAVRCAMLIREEGNLDPVGEEVVSLKPVLTNPVFI, encoded by the coding sequence ATGGCGGTAACCGACAAGGAGCGCAAACTCGCGGCGACCCTGAGCGATCCCGTGTTGTGGGGGCAAGCCTACCTCTACAACCGGGATGGCTCAGGCCGCGACTACTGGCCGCACCAGGTGGAGGACCTGCGCTGCCCGGCCAAGAACATCATCCACCTCGACGGCCGGGACGTGGGAAAGTCCATCGTGCTCTCGACCGACGCGCTCCATTACGCCTTCACCACCCGGGGCGGCCAGGGCCTCATCGCGGCTCCGCACCAGGGGCACCTCGACACCATCATCGAGGAGATCGAGTTCCAGCTCGACAGCAACCCGGATCTGATGAACAGCATCGCCCTGACCAAGTACGGCAAGCCCAAGATCCACCGCAAACCCTACTTCCGGCTGGAGTTCACCAACGGTTCGGTGCTCTATTTCCGCCCGGCCGGGGCTTATGGCGACGCCTTCCGGTCCCTGCACGTGGGCCGCGTCTGGGTCGATGAAGGAGCCTGGCTGACCGAACGGGCCTGGAAGGCGCTGCGCCAGTGCCTCAAGGCCGGGGGGACGCTACGCATCTACTCCACGCCCAACGGCCTGCGCGACACCACCTATTACCGGCTCACCTCGTCGGATCAGTTCCATGTGTTCCGCTGGCCGTCCTGGCTCAATCCTCTGTGGACCGAGGATCGCGAGGCCGAACTGCTGGAGTTCTACGGCGGCCGCGACAGCTCCGGCTGGCAGCACGAGGTGGCCGGTGAACACGGCAAGCCCTCCTATGGGGCCTTCAATGTCGAGCAGTTCAACATCTGTCGGCAGGATCTGCTGGAGTACCAGAAGATCGTCATTACCGATTCCGAGATGCGCGACTGCGACACCGAGGAAGCGGCCCACGACCGGCTGGAGATGCTGCTCAACCTCACGCCCCGCAGCGGTCAGTTCTGGGTCGGCGGCGACCTGGGCTACACCAACGATCCCACCGAGATTGTCGTATTCCAGGAGTTGGAGATCGGCGAGCGGACGCTGCTGAAGATGATCCTGCGCGTGCATCTCGAACACGTTTCCTATCCGCACATCGCCCAGATCATCGCGCTGCTGGAGCGTTACTACACCCCGGCGGGCATCGGCGTGGACAACGGCGGCAACGGCCTGGCCGTGGTCCAGGAGCTGCTCACCCTGGACAAGTACAAGGGGCTGGAGCTGGAAGGCAGGCTCAAGGGATACGACTTCGGCGGCATGACCCGACTGGCGGTGCGGGACGGCAAGGAAATCAAGAAACGGACCAAGGAGCTGATGACCAGCCTCATCAACGGGGCTCTGCAACGCAAGCAGCTCATTTTCCCCTCGGACGACCTGGAGGTGGAAGACCAGTTCACCACCCACACCTACACCCTGCGGGACGGCAAGATCATCTATTCCAAGGGCAACGACCACATCATCGACGCGGTGCGCTGCGCCATGCTGATCCGGGAAGAAGGCAACCTCGACCCGGTCGGGGAAGAGGTGGTCTCGCTCAAGCCGGTGCTCACCAATCCGGTCTTCATCTGA
- a CDS encoding phage portal protein family protein: MESTAHQDEQPESLETTGFVIAPMAAAAALDSAAFAKVNAAEAIPATWEERARKAWEYYVEEPLVKNCVNSWRTFAVGDEIKITSDDETLKEQALEAAWRLNVSQFIKDMVLQLLVKGDAIGFKRFTKSGQDIEELVCVNPVSVKVKYAQGELIEARQFPEDTPGGGESIPLPVEQVVHLKWDAPAFSPRGNSLVLPAFQAIELLRDYRRAEQAIAKRWATPFRLLKVGGAFGQKMVMPDQRMLEQVRDMVNKMDMKSGLVVPFYVNVETHGTDGQVLNVEDKVKEVKEDIVVALGLSRSLVTGDGPNFATASVSMQKMMVMIREIKQAARKLLDWVFDDWMELNGHDDKSIQFIFNDLDPSDAVDFKKLLIELYDRKLISRSSLQLKMDLDPDIEAANRETERKQIDLMDEKQVKPVVDMVVSGILSVPRARKMLGIPAEDDEPTAEAALVWSGDLESTGIAAVCDECSHFIADTNHCRVHNSERTFDAPACRFIDRREPH; this comes from the coding sequence GTGGAAAGCACCGCCCATCAGGACGAACAACCCGAAAGCCTGGAAACCACCGGCTTTGTCATCGCGCCGATGGCCGCAGCGGCCGCTCTCGACTCGGCCGCCTTCGCCAAGGTCAACGCCGCCGAGGCGATTCCGGCCACCTGGGAAGAACGCGCCCGCAAGGCCTGGGAATACTATGTCGAGGAGCCGCTGGTGAAGAATTGCGTCAACTCCTGGCGCACCTTCGCCGTGGGCGACGAGATCAAGATCACCAGCGATGACGAGACCCTCAAGGAGCAAGCCCTGGAGGCCGCCTGGCGGCTGAACGTCTCGCAGTTCATCAAGGACATGGTTCTTCAGCTCCTGGTGAAAGGCGACGCCATCGGCTTCAAGCGCTTCACCAAGTCCGGCCAGGACATCGAGGAGCTGGTCTGCGTCAACCCGGTTTCGGTCAAGGTCAAATACGCCCAGGGCGAACTGATCGAGGCCCGGCAATTTCCCGAGGACACCCCCGGCGGCGGGGAATCCATCCCGCTGCCTGTCGAACAGGTGGTCCACCTCAAATGGGATGCTCCAGCCTTCTCGCCCCGGGGCAACTCCCTCGTGCTTCCCGCCTTTCAAGCCATCGAACTGCTGCGCGACTACCGCCGGGCCGAACAGGCCATCGCCAAGCGCTGGGCCACGCCGTTCCGCCTGCTCAAGGTGGGCGGCGCGTTCGGCCAGAAGATGGTGATGCCGGACCAGCGGATGCTCGAACAGGTCCGCGACATGGTCAACAAGATGGACATGAAAAGCGGCCTGGTGGTCCCGTTCTACGTCAACGTCGAAACCCACGGCACCGATGGCCAAGTCCTCAACGTCGAGGACAAGGTCAAGGAGGTGAAGGAAGACATTGTGGTGGCCCTGGGTCTGTCACGCTCGCTGGTGACCGGCGACGGCCCCAATTTCGCCACCGCCTCGGTGAGCATGCAGAAGATGATGGTCATGATCCGCGAGATCAAACAGGCCGCACGCAAGCTCCTCGACTGGGTGTTCGACGACTGGATGGAGCTGAACGGCCATGACGACAAGAGCATCCAGTTTATCTTCAACGACCTCGACCCCAGCGACGCGGTCGATTTCAAGAAGCTCCTCATCGAACTCTACGACCGCAAGCTCATCAGCCGCTCCAGCCTTCAGCTCAAGATGGACCTGGACCCGGACATCGAGGCCGCCAACCGCGAGACCGAACGTAAGCAGATCGACCTGATGGACGAGAAGCAGGTGAAGCCGGTGGTGGATATGGTCGTCTCCGGCATCCTCAGCGTGCCTCGCGCCCGCAAAATGCTCGGGATTCCGGCCGAGGACGATGAACCCACGGCGGAGGCGGCATTGGTCTGGTCAGGCGACCTGGAGTCCACCGGCATTGCTGCCGTGTGCGACGAGTGCAGCCACTTCATTGCTGACACCAACCACTGCCGGGTTCACAACAGCGAGCGCACCTTCGACGCCCCGGCCTGTCGTTTCATCGACCGCCGGGAGCCCCACTGA
- a CDS encoding tyrosine-type recombinase/integrase → MSNRTADLDLTGAAEAFCARLSAEGRSPATISAYRRDIALVARVAGELTPGIVCRAVTAGLLDQVFSDGAVTESERGPRSAASLHRMKAAVRAFFAWAVEAGVVEDNPARSIRMHRLPRKLPVFLTTAEKKRLLKELKGRTDFSALRDRAMIEVLLGTGIRLGELAALDMDDIDLDAKHLRVRAKGNVPQVKFIKTDLRTLLRHYLAERRRHGRPEMEALFLSNRDGRLCQRQIANRLAHWLRKAGIEKELTPHGLRHTFATHLYGATNDLLVVQRALGHRDVSTTQIYTHLVDGQLEEALERL, encoded by the coding sequence ATGAGCAACCGAACGGCTGACCTCGACCTGACGGGCGCGGCAGAGGCGTTCTGTGCCCGCCTGTCGGCCGAAGGACGCTCCCCGGCGACCATATCCGCATACCGCCGGGACATCGCCCTGGTGGCCCGCGTGGCCGGGGAGCTGACCCCGGGCATCGTCTGCCGGGCGGTCACGGCCGGGCTCCTCGACCAGGTGTTTTCCGACGGGGCGGTCACCGAGAGTGAGCGAGGCCCTCGCTCGGCGGCCTCGCTCCATCGGATGAAGGCGGCGGTGCGGGCCTTTTTCGCCTGGGCCGTCGAGGCGGGCGTGGTCGAGGACAATCCGGCCCGGTCCATCCGCATGCATCGGTTGCCGAGAAAGCTGCCGGTGTTCCTGACCACCGCCGAAAAGAAACGTCTGCTCAAGGAGCTCAAGGGACGGACCGACTTCTCCGCGCTGCGCGACCGCGCCATGATCGAGGTGCTGCTGGGCACAGGGATCAGGCTTGGCGAGCTGGCCGCGCTCGACATGGATGACATCGACCTCGACGCCAAGCATCTGCGGGTGCGGGCCAAGGGAAATGTGCCGCAGGTCAAGTTCATCAAGACCGACCTCCGCACATTGCTGCGCCATTACCTGGCCGAGCGTCGTCGACATGGCCGCCCAGAAATGGAAGCCCTGTTCCTGTCGAACCGGGACGGCAGACTCTGCCAGCGGCAGATAGCCAACCGGCTCGCCCACTGGCTGCGGAAGGCCGGGATCGAAAAGGAACTGACGCCGCACGGGCTGCGGCATACCTTCGCCACCCACCTCTACGGCGCGACCAATGACCTGCTCGTGGTGCAGCGGGCCTTGGGGCACCGGGACGTGTCCACCACCCAGATCTACACACACCTCGTGGACGGCCAGCTCGAGGAAGCCCTCGAACGACTCTGA